A stretch of the Parabacteroides timonensis genome encodes the following:
- a CDS encoding FtsX-like permease family protein, protein MIQHYLKVSIREQFKYKTQAIISIIGLAIGFTAFVLGGYWLWWETHFDNFHPNSDRLYCLTTTGLVKKATGADADLDQLHVNDLAEIKKLLPEIEKVCTFTDCFYTIKRNHSSQMLYGLICDHSFFDFFRADFITGTYKGTYPNGESVILTESTAKKFFGTTDCIGRTFELNGQTHPIVTGVIKNYPDNSDLIFQFLLINKVKPIPNVRRNKTYIRLMKGTNTNRVKEKLATYKSHADDPWGTEHIDRWKINLRTLPEVHLYCHPELENRIRNIHILALAGFMAFLSALMNLLVLFIGQQQRKQTKNRTYLCIGASPKDMLLKGWIELFLPMFMAYLLAFCLIEAIFPYYESYTAWNHYGIYEGISRRIDKAALFSNVIISLVASTVIFWLLTILPIRNILCNRNTNPVIFKRGLIVSQIFIGSLFFITSLILFQQLHFILTKDKGLNYENVIQVDMGYENAYEQDLRVLMPELQNHPYVTDVCYTATNSGIFTEQGDWYGSMNTHLSFDPTEPDHKRRDHLMIVSKEFFSFFEMTLKQGSWISESNPDDYIVNETGFKDLGYEDLLERSIYNSKGISNQKVAGIIKDYIYAPMQYPVQKTFFRLYTDQDVKEYMPVQYFYVRYLPEHKKEVLDHIVNVSQKLNVHGVSKESLCIKLTDLVDKFNRPEKVIFSVFSIIAILCILISTFGIYSLVTLSAQQRKKEIAIRKVNGATFLHILQLFFREYLILVIISNLFALPLGFILMQRWLETYANHISLTTGPFIAVLFITCIIVLLSIFRQVKEAAQANPAEAVKAE, encoded by the coding sequence ATGATACAACACTATCTTAAGGTATCCATCCGGGAACAATTTAAATATAAAACGCAAGCCATTATCAGTATCATTGGCCTGGCCATCGGTTTTACAGCCTTTGTCTTAGGCGGATACTGGTTGTGGTGGGAAACGCATTTCGACAACTTCCATCCCAACAGCGACCGCCTTTATTGCCTTACAACAACCGGATTGGTAAAAAAAGCGACTGGTGCCGATGCTGATCTCGACCAGTTGCATGTAAACGACCTGGCAGAGATAAAGAAGTTGTTACCCGAAATTGAAAAAGTCTGCACCTTTACCGATTGCTTTTATACGATAAAACGTAACCACAGTAGCCAGATGTTATACGGCCTGATATGCGACCATTCCTTCTTTGACTTCTTCCGGGCAGATTTCATTACCGGAACTTATAAAGGCACCTACCCGAACGGGGAATCCGTTATCCTCACCGAAAGTACAGCAAAAAAGTTTTTCGGGACGACAGATTGTATCGGTAGAACATTCGAACTGAATGGTCAAACCCACCCGATTGTCACCGGAGTCATAAAAAACTATCCGGACAATTCGGATTTAATATTCCAGTTCCTATTAATCAACAAAGTAAAGCCAATCCCCAACGTCAGACGGAATAAAACATATATCCGGCTGATGAAAGGAACAAATACGAATAGAGTAAAAGAGAAACTTGCAACCTATAAAAGTCATGCTGATGACCCGTGGGGTACAGAGCATATCGACCGGTGGAAAATCAATCTGCGGACACTCCCGGAAGTCCATTTATATTGCCATCCCGAACTGGAAAACAGAATACGAAATATCCATATTCTGGCATTAGCCGGCTTTATGGCCTTCCTGAGTGCATTGATGAATCTATTGGTCTTATTTATCGGACAACAACAACGCAAACAAACCAAAAACAGGACCTATCTGTGTATCGGAGCATCTCCTAAAGATATGTTGTTGAAAGGCTGGATCGAATTATTCCTCCCTATGTTCATGGCTTATCTACTGGCATTTTGCCTGATAGAAGCCATCTTCCCCTACTACGAAAGCTATACGGCCTGGAATCACTATGGAATTTACGAGGGGATATCGCGACGAATCGACAAAGCCGCGTTATTTTCAAATGTAATCATATCCTTAGTAGCCAGTACCGTCATATTCTGGTTACTCACTATTCTTCCTATACGGAATATATTGTGCAACCGGAATACTAACCCAGTGATCTTTAAACGAGGGTTAATTGTCAGTCAGATATTTATCGGTTCGTTATTTTTTATCACTTCACTTATCCTTTTCCAACAGTTACATTTCATATTGACAAAAGATAAGGGATTGAATTATGAAAATGTGATTCAGGTAGATATGGGATACGAAAACGCGTATGAGCAAGATCTGAGAGTATTGATGCCGGAACTTCAAAATCATCCGTATGTAACGGACGTTTGTTATACGGCAACCAATTCCGGGATATTCACAGAACAGGGAGATTGGTACGGTTCTATGAACACTCATTTATCGTTCGACCCTACTGAACCCGATCACAAAAGAAGGGATCATTTAATGATCGTCAGTAAAGAATTCTTCTCCTTCTTTGAAATGACTTTAAAGCAAGGAAGCTGGATTAGCGAAAGTAATCCGGATGATTATATCGTCAACGAAACCGGTTTTAAAGACTTGGGGTATGAAGATTTACTGGAACGTTCCATATACAATAGTAAAGGCATTTCGAATCAGAAAGTAGCCGGTATCATCAAGGATTATATTTATGCCCCTATGCAATACCCTGTGCAGAAAACCTTCTTCCGGCTATATACGGATCAGGATGTAAAAGAATATATGCCTGTGCAATATTTTTATGTCCGCTATCTTCCGGAACATAAGAAAGAAGTACTGGATCATATCGTTAATGTGAGCCAGAAACTAAATGTCCATGGAGTCAGCAAAGAAAGTCTGTGTATAAAACTAACCGATCTGGTCGACAAATTCAATCGCCCGGAAAAAGTGATCTTCAGCGTATTCAGTATCATTGCGATCCTCTGTATCCTGATTTCCACTTTCGGCATTTATTCACTGGTCACTCTTTCTGCACAACAACGAAAAAAAGAGATCGCCATCCGCAAAGTAAATGGAGCCACTTTCCTGCATATCCTGCAACTCTTCTTCCGGGAATATCTCATACTGGTTATCATCAGTAACCTGTTCGCCCTGCCATTGGGATTTATCCTGATGCAACGATGGCTGGAGACCTATGCCAATCATATCAGTCTGACGACAGGACCTTTCATAGCCGTATTATTCATTACCTGTATAATTGTATTGTTATCTATCTTCCGCCAGGTGAAAGAAGCGGCACAGGCAAATCCGGCTGAAGCGGTAAAAGCGGAATAA
- a CDS encoding ABC transporter permease — MKILLFAIRSLMRFRLYTVINILGLALSLACVIIISRYVYSEATTDHFNKNHDRLYLSMRHWENGDRAPLLCTTDNVLLKKEYTNPLDIPEIEKRTSFVSLNNVEIKAEEKKFNAHVLATDTIFLQLLDFPVLEGNRDRLLVDPKDAVITSRFAQKLFGKENPIGKNIEYNGNILTIKGITGNTETQSSLHFDLLISKELQWRWPPVNYYSIALASPNVDITRINDKLKASYDAAGKQNVLFQVIPLDKLYMDKTVDKGQDTFRQGNADSLKVLSFVAILLLLIGLFNFVHISSVVIIKRNRELGMKKVFGARPAQLFIQLYVENLALTAIALFLGWMIIEITDPLQISLLGISTIVGSSFNTLLSIGILLGLPLIITLYPFFNYNFRMTIHSLQGVVPEKNKMGTRSIFLVIQYGITCCLIISSLFFMKQLHFMLNADLGYRTRDIIKVWFIRPSSQMSYGPEDQQRSDEISFNVQEAIKASPLFQSYSYGLSPYEIPNDQFNKQKMRIPGGEWQEVLHVKIYNSFFDVYEIPVSKEILPKNENEILMNETAKKLFSKGGQVPSELEMESYNGLKSYLVKGFTPEFQVVHLSQQNQPIIMTSKDVKDELFWPGKLMASIVPGQRREAIRFLKELHARTVGGEFEYTFVEDEISAMYEKDRLVTRIYSVFAVISILISSMGLFSLSLFDIQQRYKEIAIRKINGATTGIIIKLLLRKYYRLLGLSFIIATPVSWLVITRYMEHFANKAPLSWWLFAVAFLFTGGISLFTLIWQIRKAAGTNPAIAVKTE; from the coding sequence ATGAAAATACTTTTATTTGCCATACGCTCATTGATGCGTTTCCGGTTATATACTGTGATTAATATACTCGGGTTAGCTTTAAGCCTGGCCTGCGTGATCATTATCAGCCGGTACGTATACAGCGAAGCGACAACCGATCATTTCAACAAAAATCATGACCGGTTGTATCTGAGTATGCGCCATTGGGAAAACGGAGACCGGGCTCCACTCCTGTGTACAACAGATAATGTCCTTCTGAAGAAAGAGTATACCAATCCGCTGGATATACCGGAAATAGAAAAAAGAACTTCCTTCGTCTCCCTCAACAACGTAGAGATCAAAGCAGAAGAGAAAAAATTCAATGCACATGTATTGGCTACGGATACAATCTTTCTGCAATTATTGGATTTCCCGGTACTGGAAGGAAACCGTGACCGCTTGCTGGTTGATCCTAAAGATGCTGTCATTACCAGCCGGTTCGCACAGAAACTGTTCGGCAAAGAAAATCCAATCGGTAAGAACATTGAATATAATGGAAATATACTGACAATCAAAGGTATCACCGGAAATACAGAAACACAAAGTTCATTACACTTCGACCTGTTGATATCGAAAGAACTGCAATGGCGCTGGCCACCGGTCAATTATTACAGTATCGCATTAGCTTCCCCGAATGTCGACATCACCCGGATCAATGACAAACTAAAAGCCAGCTACGATGCAGCCGGTAAACAAAATGTTCTTTTCCAGGTTATTCCGCTCGACAAGCTATATATGGACAAAACCGTTGACAAGGGCCAGGATACCTTCCGGCAAGGAAATGCCGATAGTCTGAAAGTTCTTTCTTTTGTTGCCATCCTTCTCTTATTGATTGGCCTGTTCAACTTTGTCCATATCAGTTCAGTCGTTATCATTAAGCGTAACCGGGAGTTAGGAATGAAAAAAGTATTCGGGGCCAGGCCGGCCCAGCTGTTCATCCAGTTGTATGTAGAAAATCTGGCATTAACAGCCATCGCCCTGTTTCTCGGCTGGATGATTATCGAGATTACCGATCCGCTACAAATAAGCCTGCTCGGTATCTCCACCATCGTCGGTTCGTCTTTCAATACGCTATTATCCATCGGCATTCTCTTAGGATTGCCATTAATTATTACACTATATCCCTTTTTCAACTACAATTTCCGGATGACGATCCATTCGCTTCAGGGGGTTGTCCCGGAGAAAAATAAAATGGGTACCCGTTCCATCTTTTTAGTTATCCAGTATGGTATCACCTGCTGTCTGATTATTTCTTCGCTGTTTTTTATGAAACAACTACACTTCATGCTGAATGCCGACCTGGGATATCGTACCAGGGATATTATAAAAGTATGGTTCATACGTCCTTCTTCCCAAATGAGCTACGGACCGGAAGATCAACAACGATCCGATGAGATCTCATTCAATGTGCAGGAAGCGATCAAAGCGTCTCCCCTGTTTCAATCGTACAGTTACGGGCTGAGTCCATACGAAATACCGAACGATCAATTCAATAAACAGAAAATGCGTATCCCCGGGGGAGAATGGCAGGAAGTACTTCATGTGAAAATTTATAATAGTTTCTTCGACGTATATGAAATTCCGGTATCAAAAGAAATACTACCGAAAAATGAGAATGAGATACTGATGAATGAAACAGCTAAAAAATTGTTCAGTAAAGGCGGACAAGTACCTAGCGAGTTGGAAATGGAGTCATACAACGGCCTCAAATCCTACCTGGTCAAAGGCTTCACTCCTGAATTCCAGGTGGTGCATCTCTCACAACAGAACCAGCCGATCATAATGACTTCAAAAGACGTAAAAGACGAGCTTTTCTGGCCTGGCAAACTAATGGCTTCTATTGTCCCAGGGCAACGCCGGGAAGCAATCAGGTTTCTGAAAGAACTTCATGCCAGAACTGTCGGGGGAGAATTCGAATATACATTTGTAGAAGACGAGATCAGTGCCATGTATGAAAAAGACCGGTTAGTTACCCGTATCTACTCCGTCTTTGCAGTGATCTCCATCCTGATCTCTTCAATGGGGTTATTCAGCTTATCATTATTCGACATTCAGCAACGGTACAAAGAAATAGCAATCCGCAAAATAAACGGAGCTACGACGGGAATTATCATAAAATTGCTATTAAGAAAATATTACAGGCTTCTGGGGCTTTCATTTATAATAGCCACCCCGGTTTCCTGGCTGGTTATCACCAGGTATATGGAACACTTCGCAAATAAAGCTCCGTTATCATGGTGGCTCTTTGCCGTAGCATTTCTGTTTACCGGCGGCATATCCCTATTCACTCTGATCTGGCAGATACGTAAAGCTGCCGGAACCAATCCGGCAATAGCCGTCAAAACGGAATAA
- a CDS encoding ABC transporter permease — MNMLQHYFKLAVRNLLKYKSQSIISIVGLAVGFTCFALATLWIRYEQTYDTFHDGADRIYMIRITSDMYNDGLSQITPYPLAAFMKETFPEVEAACNMQAWNCQFKYKGAKYSSYQIGVDSATMAMFRFDVINGNRNFMLHDNQEIAITDQLARKLFGTEDPIGKEIDIYGNKKICAIIKPWDIHSNMPFEILISNGHDEEWNVSSWQTFIKLQKGVDIKSFEKKLEEFKADKDPSFSISKTELTPITAMRYDRPNREVTVKYEHILLFASAGGLVILCALFNYLTLFVTRIRMRNREIALRKVCGSSDSNQLVLFAVEYILTLVLALFTGLILIELALPTFKELSEIKLENTAIYLSAVKYSGIIVILSFLLSLYPIYYFRRQTLNGILKGSAGGRNKNVFQKISMVAQFIISICFIFCSVILMKQIYHLNQADYGLERTNRANVNVYPPTGGLKEEIGKIPFVTEVFPDKLSAIFPRYARSFRGVDEWEGRQDSTSVVNFELIDCNQEYFRFYEMKLVEGTMPSNAAGNQILVNQTGIKALNMNHPVGKTILKGESQYVITGVVKDFYIAPPTVPTKPIMLVFPKEFNSGNGEGALFKYQEGTWPQCKQRIEQLVKKLNPDNQYFHVGNMEEEYAKFLKSENALLLMLDFVTLVCILISLFGVFSLVTLDCEQRRKEIAIRKVNGATTRHIMRNFLLKYMLLLFIASAVAFPVGYLIMKPWVQNYVLQTSIDWWIYPAILLSLILLITLCTSWRIWRASNQNPAETIKSE; from the coding sequence ATGAATATGCTACAACACTATTTTAAACTGGCGGTTCGTAACCTGCTTAAATATAAATCGCAATCCATCATCAGTATTGTTGGCCTGGCGGTAGGGTTTACCTGTTTTGCACTGGCTACTTTATGGATACGCTACGAACAGACTTACGATACTTTTCATGACGGTGCCGACCGTATCTATATGATACGAATAACATCTGATATGTATAACGACGGCCTATCCCAGATTACCCCTTATCCACTGGCGGCTTTTATGAAAGAAACATTCCCGGAAGTAGAAGCTGCCTGCAATATGCAGGCCTGGAACTGCCAGTTTAAATATAAAGGAGCTAAATATAGCTCGTATCAAATAGGAGTCGATTCGGCTACAATGGCAATGTTCCGCTTTGATGTGATCAACGGGAACCGCAACTTCATGCTTCACGATAATCAAGAGATAGCCATTACCGACCAGCTGGCTCGCAAACTGTTCGGGACGGAAGATCCGATCGGTAAAGAGATCGACATCTACGGTAACAAGAAGATCTGTGCCATCATAAAGCCCTGGGACATACATAGTAATATGCCTTTTGAAATCCTCATTTCGAACGGGCACGATGAAGAGTGGAATGTATCCTCCTGGCAGACTTTCATTAAGTTGCAGAAAGGCGTCGATATAAAGTCTTTCGAAAAGAAACTGGAAGAGTTTAAAGCAGATAAGGATCCTTCTTTTTCAATCAGTAAGACAGAACTTACGCCGATCACGGCAATGCGTTACGATCGCCCCAACCGGGAAGTTACAGTGAAATATGAACATATCCTATTATTCGCTTCGGCCGGTGGCTTAGTTATCCTCTGTGCCTTATTTAACTATCTGACGCTCTTCGTTACCCGGATACGTATGCGCAACCGGGAAATTGCCCTCCGTAAAGTATGCGGCTCATCGGATAGCAACCAACTCGTCTTGTTTGCCGTCGAATATATTCTAACGCTGGTATTAGCTCTGTTTACAGGTCTGATACTGATCGAGCTTGCATTGCCTACATTTAAAGAACTTTCTGAGATAAAACTTGAAAACACTGCGATTTATCTTTCGGCGGTGAAGTATTCCGGGATCATTGTTATTCTATCCTTCCTATTGTCTTTATATCCGATCTATTATTTTAGGCGTCAGACTTTAAACGGTATACTGAAAGGTTCTGCCGGAGGTAGAAACAAAAACGTATTCCAGAAGATCAGTATGGTTGCGCAGTTCATAATCAGTATTTGTTTCATCTTTTGTTCTGTCATACTGATGAAACAGATCTATCACCTGAACCAGGCGGACTACGGACTCGAACGGACTAACCGGGCAAATGTCAATGTCTATCCACCCACTGGCGGACTGAAAGAGGAGATAGGTAAGATACCGTTTGTTACGGAGGTGTTCCCGGATAAACTGTCTGCTATCTTTCCCCGCTATGCCCGCTCTTTCCGAGGCGTAGATGAATGGGAGGGACGGCAAGATTCCACCTCTGTCGTAAATTTCGAGTTGATCGATTGTAATCAGGAATACTTCCGGTTCTACGAAATGAAATTGGTCGAAGGCACCATGCCCTCCAATGCTGCCGGCAATCAGATTCTGGTAAACCAGACTGGAATAAAGGCATTGAATATGAATCATCCTGTCGGGAAAACAATTTTGAAAGGAGAATCGCAATACGTTATTACCGGGGTAGTCAAAGATTTCTATATTGCCCCTCCTACCGTCCCTACCAAACCGATCATGTTGGTATTCCCCAAAGAATTCAATTCCGGCAACGGTGAAGGTGCTCTTTTCAAATACCAGGAAGGCACCTGGCCTCAATGCAAACAACGGATAGAACAGCTGGTGAAGAAGCTGAATCCGGACAATCAATATTTCCATGTAGGGAATATGGAAGAGGAATATGCCAAATTCCTGAAATCAGAGAATGCTTTGTTATTGATGCTCGATTTTGTTACATTGGTATGTATCCTGATCTCCCTGTTCGGTGTCTTTTCACTTGTCACCCTCGACTGTGAACAACGCCGGAAAGAAATAGCCATCCGGAAGGTGAATGGTGCAACGACACGCCATATCATGCGTAATTTCCTCCTGAAATATATGTTGCTATTGTTCATCGCCTCCGCTGTCGCTTTCCCGGTCGGTTATCTCATTATGAAACCCTGGGTACAGAATTACGTGCTTCAAACAAGTATCGACTGGTGGATATATCCGGCCATATTACTCTCGCTGATACTTCTTATCACACTCTGCACAAGCTGGCGGATATGGAGGGCTTCCAACCAGAATCCGGCGGAAACAATTAAATCCGAATAA
- a CDS encoding ABC transporter permease — protein sequence MKILLLAIRSLSRFRLYTIINILGLAMSLACVMIISRYVFRELTVDHFNQNLDRICLGTQHFDSEIKPRFSYSFNSRTGAGDPVLENNPSIEKITAFSTLPEDIIESDNKKHTARIIVTDTVFLQIMEYDVMVGNKQNLLKGPQDAVITQRYARKLFGSEENAIGKKILCSGGQMVTVTAVLKEPVEKSSIQFDMLVSYQLQKNWGYMFSACLLLNPGTDIQKLNKELATNDREGVNLYQLLPLKDNYFDDSVNRFTDSFQQGNFGNIMILSGVAFLILLVGIFNFINIYTVLMLKRARELGMKKVFGAKATQMLVQLISENLAMIGGALFIAWLLIEISGEAISNLLGITQVNNIKFDLLLSLAILIVLPVITSVYPFIKYNYSTPISSLRSVNISGNSVVSRTIFMVFQYTITCCLIIVSLFFMKQLNFMLHADLGYRTKDIIKAQFLKFPPTAHTLPQEEIMKLFEDLGKKNEEIKQKLNSSPLFSAWTFGESPNEIQDYGSRIKTPDGEFKEVKSTSMSSTDLKIFELQLKEGRFWNDSTDTELDYKFIINETAQKLFGITNLETALLQPERRLWWNGDEELMSQNPAYQIIGIVKDFKYTHLAKPAVPLVISIAQSRPYNCKLTAVVQPGKRQEAIAFLRKLHDETIGGDFEYSFVEDDVNAMYKEDKKAAYIYSIFTVIAILISSLGLFSLSLFDVQQRYREIAIRKVNGATTDVVMKMMLRKYFKLLGLAFIISVPISLLAIFRYLENFANKASVSWWIFAVALIVTAGISLATLIWQIRKAAQTNPATAMKAE from the coding sequence ATGAAAATATTATTGCTTGCGATACGCTCACTTAGCCGTTTCCGGCTTTATACGATTATCAACATATTGGGACTGGCGATGAGTCTGGCGTGTGTCATGATTATATCCCGTTACGTATTTCGGGAACTGACAGTCGATCATTTCAATCAGAATCTGGATCGTATTTGCCTGGGTACACAGCATTTTGACAGTGAGATCAAACCCCGGTTCTCTTATAGCTTCAATAGTCGAACCGGAGCAGGCGATCCTGTCCTTGAAAACAATCCGTCCATTGAGAAAATAACCGCCTTTTCCACTTTACCGGAGGATATTATAGAATCCGACAACAAAAAACATACTGCTCGCATTATTGTTACCGACACCGTATTTCTTCAGATAATGGAATACGATGTGATGGTAGGAAACAAACAAAACCTATTAAAAGGCCCGCAGGATGCTGTCATAACTCAGAGATATGCCCGAAAATTATTCGGTTCCGAAGAAAACGCTATTGGTAAAAAAATACTCTGCTCCGGCGGCCAGATGGTAACCGTAACTGCGGTTCTCAAAGAGCCTGTAGAAAAAAGTTCCATACAGTTTGACATGTTGGTCTCCTACCAGTTACAAAAAAACTGGGGATATATGTTTAGCGCATGCTTACTGTTAAATCCAGGCACAGATATACAAAAACTCAATAAAGAACTGGCAACCAATGACCGGGAAGGAGTAAACCTCTACCAGCTATTACCTTTAAAAGACAATTATTTCGATGATAGCGTCAATCGGTTCACCGACTCCTTTCAACAGGGAAACTTTGGCAATATAATGATACTATCCGGTGTTGCCTTTCTGATCCTGTTGGTTGGTATTTTTAACTTTATCAATATTTACACGGTATTGATGCTCAAACGGGCACGGGAGTTGGGCATGAAAAAGGTTTTTGGAGCAAAAGCAACACAAATGTTGGTACAACTGATTAGCGAAAATCTGGCCATGATAGGAGGAGCCTTATTCATTGCCTGGCTACTGATCGAAATAAGCGGAGAAGCAATAAGTAACTTACTGGGAATTACACAAGTGAATAATATTAAATTCGACCTGTTGTTGTCTCTTGCCATATTAATCGTACTACCGGTCATTACATCGGTATATCCATTCATAAAATATAACTATTCTACTCCTATATCATCATTACGATCAGTAAATATTAGTGGAAATTCTGTTGTATCAAGAACTATTTTCATGGTCTTCCAATATACTATAACCTGTTGTCTGATCATTGTTTCGTTATTCTTCATGAAACAACTCAACTTCATGCTGCATGCAGATCTGGGATACCGTACAAAAGATATTATCAAAGCACAATTTCTTAAATTCCCCCCTACCGCCCATACATTACCCCAGGAAGAAATAATGAAGCTTTTTGAAGACCTGGGTAAAAAGAATGAGGAGATCAAACAGAAATTAAACAGTTCCCCTTTGTTCTCCGCCTGGACGTTTGGTGAAAGTCCGAATGAAATACAGGATTACGGTAGCCGGATAAAAACACCCGACGGCGAATTTAAGGAAGTTAAGTCTACCAGTATGAGTAGTACCGATTTAAAAATATTCGAACTACAATTGAAGGAAGGACGATTCTGGAACGATTCGACAGATACGGAACTTGATTATAAATTCATCATCAATGAAACTGCGCAAAAACTCTTCGGTATTACCAATCTGGAAACAGCATTACTGCAGCCCGAAAGACGTCTATGGTGGAATGGAGACGAGGAATTAATGTCTCAAAACCCGGCCTATCAAATCATTGGTATTGTGAAAGATTTTAAATATACCCATTTGGCAAAGCCGGCTGTGCCTCTTGTTATATCCATCGCGCAATCAAGACCTTACAACTGTAAACTAACAGCAGTGGTTCAGCCAGGCAAAAGACAGGAAGCAATCGCCTTTCTTAGAAAATTACACGACGAAACCATCGGGGGAGATTTTGAATACTCATTTGTAGAAGACGATGTAAATGCCATGTATAAAGAGGATAAAAAAGCGGCTTATATCTATTCCATATTCACGGTCATAGCTATCCTGATTTCCTCTTTGGGACTATTCAGCCTGTCGTTATTCGACGTACAGCAACGATACCGTGAAATAGCCATCCGCAAAGTAAACGGTGCAACAACCGATGTTGTTATGAAAATGATGTTGCGTAAATATTTTAAACTGTTGGGATTGGCATTCATAATATCTGTTCCGATCTCGCTACTGGCAATTTTCAGATACCTGGAAAACTTTGCAAACAAAGCTTCCGTATCCTGGTGGATATTTGCTGTAGCCCTGATCGTTACAGCCGGAATCTCTCTGGCAACACTGATCTGGCAAATACGGAAAGCAGCACAAACAAATCCGGCAACAGCCATGAAAGCAGAATAA
- a CDS encoding TolB-like 6-bladed beta-propeller domain-containing protein, with translation MKQLVCFLTCLSVFLSCSDSKNKGAVKTYKVDTDITNTLSGQVVFAGQDIHTYYDISITDDYYAFMDYYSDTLLQVRDKNDFSLHQMEMKEKDTFLISYPSFTKYDYADKNKKNAITIWDNDSHLLKRIDLNQAQSSPFISGETNSLSEYNPGGGFTNCCLTANDLYAVSFSPGKPQVFYSSNGTSGQYAVPAYPKITVPIPDNVRREAYASDLVVNEEKGVIVAALRFIDCVNFYDLNCEMTGSVSFADYYTIPVPDITNKHLDAEQSKKCFIDICSSNQYVFCLFDGSTDFTGNSVIYVFDWNGKHKATLQADRNLRKIATEKSGKYLLALSPNEQGGRDVVKYDLKRKI, from the coding sequence ATGAAACAATTAGTATGCTTTCTCACTTGTCTATCCGTATTTCTCTCCTGTTCTGATTCGAAGAACAAAGGAGCCGTAAAAACGTATAAGGTCGATACAGACATCACAAACACATTATCAGGTCAGGTAGTCTTTGCCGGACAAGATATACATACTTATTACGACATCAGCATTACGGACGATTACTATGCTTTTATGGACTATTACAGTGATACGCTCCTGCAGGTCAGAGACAAAAACGACTTCTCCCTTCACCAGATGGAGATGAAGGAGAAAGATACGTTCCTTATCTCCTACCCGTCTTTTACTAAATACGATTATGCCGACAAAAATAAAAAAAATGCAATCACGATCTGGGATAACGACTCACATCTATTGAAGCGGATCGACTTGAATCAGGCACAATCCTCCCCTTTCATATCCGGTGAAACAAATTCACTTTCGGAATATAATCCGGGAGGCGGATTCACAAATTGTTGTCTTACTGCAAACGACCTGTATGCCGTATCGTTCAGCCCGGGAAAACCGCAAGTATTTTATTCTTCCAATGGTACTTCCGGACAATATGCAGTACCCGCCTATCCGAAAATCACCGTCCCCATACCCGATAACGTACGCAGGGAAGCTTACGCCAGCGACCTGGTAGTCAATGAAGAAAAGGGAGTGATCGTAGCTGCTCTTCGCTTTATCGATTGCGTAAATTTCTACGATCTTAATTGCGAGATGACAGGTTCTGTTTCTTTTGCCGATTACTACACCATCCCGGTTCCCGACATCACCAATAAGCACCTGGACGCCGAACAGAGCAAAAAATGTTTTATCGATATTTGTAGCTCAAACCAATATGTATTCTGTCTGTTCGACGGTTCGACAGACTTCACCGGCAATTCGGTCATTTATGTATTCGACTGGAACGGAAAACATAAAGCCACCTTACAAGCCGATCGCAATTTACGTAAGATCGCCACGGAGAAATCAGGTAAATACTTATTAGCTTTGTCACCGAACGAACAAGGAGGACGCGACGTAGTAAAATATGATCTGAAAAGAAAAATCTGA